The Lycium ferocissimum isolate CSIRO_LF1 chromosome 1, AGI_CSIRO_Lferr_CH_V1, whole genome shotgun sequence genome includes a region encoding these proteins:
- the LOC132047582 gene encoding uncharacterized protein LOC132047582 produces MNGVVDNEEEGKKGVSLEELKNKMADFAKERDWDQFHTPRNLLLALVGEVGELSEIFQWKGEVPRGLPDWQEKEKQHLGEELSDVLLYLVRLSDVCGIDLGNAALRKLELNAIKYPVSLSKGSSKKHTVLNKTTTTTSTNDSENGAADDELEKRK; encoded by the exons atgaaTGGAGTGGtagataatgaagaagaaggcaAAAAAGGGGTTAGTCTTGAAGAACTGAAGAATAAAATGGCTGATTTTGCAAAAGAAAGAGACTGGGATCAGTTTCATACTCCAAGAAATCTTCTTTTAGCACTG GTGGGTGAAGTGGGAGAACTGTCTGAAATATTTCAGTGGAAAGGTGAGGTCCCAAGAGGTCTACCAGATTGGCAAGAGAAAGAGAAGCAGCATTTAGGTGAAGAGCTATCGGATGTATTGCTTTATCTTGTCAGGCTTTCAGATGTTTGTGGCATTGATCTTGGCAATGCTGCACTAAGAAAACTGGAGCTAAATGCCATTAAATACCCTGTTAGCCTTTCCAAAGGTTCATCCAAAAAGCATACGGTTTTGAACAAAACTACAACAACCACCTCCACCAATGACAGTGAAAATGGTGCGGCTGATGATG AACTGGAGAAGCGGAAGTGA